The Clostridium sp. AWRP genome has a window encoding:
- a CDS encoding energy-coupling factor transporter transmembrane component T, producing MEDWLFKKDEYVPEEDKDKFIDKSIFSILHLLSLIKRNNKVNNSFMYNLNPMLKLSFTILNILFLSLSKNFTYVMLVDVYFLLILSFLDVQDIKKILLLSISIPFFTFIMLIPSIFMGNIRNSEMLLLKVVGTIISINVLSYTTKWHDITKALKMFFIPDIFILVFDITLKYIYILGEFSLDMFYALKLRSIGKNSKKYSSISKIIGSLFLKSKEMGDEMYCAMECRGFTGEYVSHKKFKFKFFDLIYLIVNVLIITMYFYISRVGLR from the coding sequence ATGGAGGATTGGCTTTTTAAAAAAGATGAATACGTTCCCGAAGAGGATAAAGATAAATTTATAGATAAAAGTATATTTTCTATATTACATCTATTATCCCTTATTAAAAGAAACAATAAAGTAAATAATAGCTTTATGTACAATTTAAATCCTATGTTAAAACTTTCCTTTACTATTTTAAATATATTATTTTTATCATTGTCTAAAAATTTTACTTATGTAATGCTTGTAGATGTTTATTTTCTACTAATTTTAAGTTTTTTGGATGTTCAAGATATAAAAAAAATACTCCTTTTAAGCATTTCTATTCCATTTTTTACATTTATAATGCTCATACCTTCTATATTTATGGGGAACATTAGAAATAGTGAAATGCTTTTACTAAAAGTAGTTGGTACTATAATTTCAATAAATGTTTTATCTTATACAACTAAATGGCATGACATAACTAAGGCGCTAAAGATGTTTTTTATACCGGACATATTTATTTTGGTATTTGACATAACTTTAAAATACATTTATATATTAGGTGAATTTTCTTTGGACATGTTTTATGCACTAAAGCTTAGATCTATAGGAAAAAATAGTAAAAAATATTCTTCTATTTCAAAGATAATTGGAAGTTTATTTTTAAAATCAAAAGAAATGGGAGATGAAATGTATTGTGCTATGGAATGCAGGGGATTTACAGGAGAGTATGTGTCTCACAAAAAATTTAAATTTAAGTTTTTTGATCTAATATATTTAATAGTTAATGTACTTATCATAACTATGTATTTTTACATATCTAGGGTGGGATTAAGATGA
- the hemB gene encoding porphobilinogen synthase, protein MFRRHRRLRKNPIIRDMVRETVLNPSDFIYPLFVVEGENIKEEISSLDNNYHYSIDRLPEAVKEIKDAGVKSVILFGIPDHKDEVATSAFEENGIIQKAVRKLRELDPELYIITDVCMCEYTSHGHCGILNGHEVDNDETLKYIAKIALSHAQAGADMVAPSDMMDGRVEAIRNILDENGFKNVAIMAYSAKYCSAFYGPFRDAADSAPKFGDRKGYQMDPSNVREAMLEIEDDIKEGADIIMVKPALPYLDVVRLARDKFDLPVAAYNVSGEFAMVKAAAKAGLIDEKAIVKEMLTCIKRAGAGMIITYYALDICRWIKEEFK, encoded by the coding sequence ATGTTTAGAAGACACAGAAGACTTAGAAAGAATCCAATTATACGGGATATGGTTAGGGAAACTGTACTCAATCCAAGCGATTTTATTTACCCATTATTTGTGGTAGAAGGAGAAAATATTAAAGAAGAAATATCTTCACTGGATAATAATTACCACTATTCTATTGACAGGCTTCCTGAAGCTGTAAAAGAAATTAAGGATGCGGGAGTAAAGAGTGTAATTTTATTTGGAATTCCAGATCATAAGGATGAGGTGGCAACTTCAGCTTTTGAGGAAAACGGAATAATTCAAAAGGCAGTTAGAAAACTGAGGGAATTAGATCCAGAACTTTATATAATTACAGATGTATGTATGTGTGAGTATACAAGTCACGGCCACTGTGGAATACTCAATGGACATGAAGTAGACAATGATGAAACACTTAAATATATAGCTAAAATAGCACTTTCTCATGCACAAGCTGGAGCAGATATGGTAGCACCGTCTGATATGATGGATGGAAGAGTTGAGGCTATTAGAAACATATTAGATGAAAATGGATTTAAAAATGTAGCTATAATGGCTTACAGTGCCAAATACTGTTCTGCATTTTATGGACCTTTTAGAGATGCAGCGGATTCAGCACCTAAATTTGGTGACAGAAAGGGTTATCAGATGGATCCATCCAATGTAAGAGAAGCTATGCTGGAAATAGAAGATGATATAAAAGAAGGGGCAGACATAATAATGGTAAAACCAGCTCTTCCTTATCTGGATGTAGTGAGACTTGCCAGGGACAAATTTGACTTGCCAGTAGCTGCTTATAATGTAAGTGGAGAATTTGCCATGGTTAAAGCAGCAGCTAAAGCTGGTCTTATAGATGAAAAAGCTATAGTAAAGGAAATGCTAACTTGCATAAAGAGGGCAGGAGCAGGAATGATAATTACTTATTATGCTCTTGACATATGCAGGTGGATTAAAGAAGAGTTCAAGTAA
- a CDS encoding NAD(P)-dependent oxidoreductase, with protein sequence MKVNNLENNNMLVSLLSPKIKVIILGGGHAAYIKSKTFSKKGCQVYILSKKFMDDFENIVGLSNVNIINAEYEKKYIEDKHLVVIATDDVKVNYSIAEDCRKLCKIYIDATKPENGNCITPCQRNTKNISIGINTKGVSPVTSVFIANKLVDYIKDYDEFVEFTSHIRNSICSIDDKKKIMKFICTDDFYFFYKKGKALDVINMFFTIANLRITQDGDNI encoded by the coding sequence ATGAAGGTAAACAATTTAGAAAATAATAATATGCTTGTGTCGCTGCTATCTCCTAAAATAAAAGTAATTATATTAGGTGGAGGACATGCAGCTTACATTAAATCAAAAACCTTTTCAAAAAAAGGATGTCAGGTTTATATATTGTCTAAAAAGTTTATGGATGATTTTGAAAATATAGTTGGCCTCTCTAATGTAAATATAATTAATGCAGAGTATGAAAAGAAGTATATAGAAGACAAGCACCTTGTAGTAATAGCTACAGATGATGTGAAAGTAAACTACAGTATAGCAGAGGATTGCAGAAAGTTATGTAAGATATATATAGATGCAACTAAGCCTGAAAATGGAAATTGCATTACACCCTGCCAGAGAAATACTAAAAATATTTCAATTGGGATAAATACAAAAGGAGTATCACCTGTAACTTCTGTATTTATTGCAAATAAGCTGGTAGATTATATAAAGGACTATGATGAATTTGTAGAATTTACTTCTCATATAAGAAACAGCATTTGCAGTATAGATGATAAGAAAAAAATTATGAAGTTTATATGTACAGATGATTTTTACTTCTTTTATAAAAAGGGAAAGGCCCTAGATGTAATAAATATGTTTTTTACAATAGCAAATTTAAGGATAACACAGGATGGTGATAACATTTGA
- the cobA gene encoding uroporphyrinogen-III C-methyltransferase: protein MGKVYLIGAGPGDEELITLKAVRKLSECTAVMYDRLAGPGILKYVNEDCEIYYCGKEPGCHYKNQDEINNMLVELAKKGHVVGRIKGGDPYVFGRGGEEALALLKENIEFEVIPGITSPISALNYAGIPVTHRKVARSFHIFTGKTAEKLDINWKAAAKIGGTLIFLMGFRNLEVICSKLKENGMDENTPCAVVMRGTTSKQKKVVGKIKDIKEKAEKAGLTSPCIIVIGDVIKFNEQLDWYEKKPLFGKNVCITRSKAQSREMREKLLDLGAQVTEIHSIEIKYTSENIKEYLDKLPEYDYIIFTSVNGVNSFFERLLTENYDIRNIKGKFAAIGPATERAIKNKGIIPEIVAEKFVAESLHDKMKGFIKKGDKVFIPRSKNARPYLAEALREEGCMVDECYTYETIAGSLTDKNCFNDVDTVIFTSPTTVRNMIELVGLSAIKEKQVISIGPITGKELKKHDIDYEMSEEYTTDGVIKRLLEGK from the coding sequence ATGGGTAAAGTTTATCTTATTGGTGCAGGACCTGGAGATGAGGAACTTATAACTTTAAAGGCAGTGAGAAAACTAAGTGAATGTACTGCAGTTATGTATGACAGATTGGCAGGACCTGGAATTCTAAAATATGTAAATGAAGACTGTGAAATATATTACTGTGGTAAGGAACCAGGATGCCATTATAAAAATCAAGATGAAATAAATAACATGTTAGTTGAACTTGCTAAAAAGGGACATGTAGTAGGAAGAATTAAAGGCGGAGATCCCTATGTATTTGGAAGAGGAGGGGAAGAAGCTCTTGCTCTTTTAAAAGAAAATATAGAGTTTGAGGTTATACCTGGAATCACTTCTCCAATTTCAGCCTTAAATTATGCAGGAATACCTGTAACTCATAGAAAGGTAGCTCGAAGCTTTCATATCTTTACAGGAAAGACTGCTGAAAAGCTGGATATAAATTGGAAAGCTGCAGCTAAAATAGGAGGAACACTGATTTTCTTAATGGGATTTAGAAACTTGGAGGTAATATGCAGCAAGCTTAAGGAAAATGGTATGGATGAAAATACTCCTTGTGCAGTAGTTATGAGAGGAACTACTTCAAAGCAGAAAAAAGTTGTAGGAAAAATAAAAGACATAAAAGAAAAAGCTGAAAAAGCAGGACTGACTTCTCCCTGTATAATAGTTATAGGAGATGTTATAAAATTCAATGAGCAGCTTGATTGGTATGAGAAAAAGCCTCTCTTTGGAAAAAATGTATGTATCACAAGGTCAAAGGCCCAGTCTCGTGAAATGAGAGAAAAACTTCTTGATTTAGGAGCTCAGGTTACTGAGATACATTCTATAGAAATAAAATATACTTCAGAAAATATCAAAGAGTATTTAGATAAATTGCCGGAGTATGATTATATTATTTTCACCAGTGTAAATGGGGTGAACAGCTTTTTTGAAAGGCTTCTAACCGAAAATTATGATATTAGAAATATAAAAGGAAAATTTGCAGCTATAGGTCCTGCTACAGAAAGAGCCATAAAAAATAAGGGAATTATACCTGAAATAGTAGCAGAAAAGTTTGTAGCTGAAAGTCTCCATGATAAAATGAAAGGTTTTATAAAAAAAGGAGACAAGGTATTTATTCCAAGATCTAAAAATGCAAGGCCTTATTTGGCAGAAGCCTTGAGAGAAGAAGGTTGCATGGTAGATGAATGCTATACTTATGAGACAATAGCTGGCAGCCTAACTGATAAAAATTGTTTCAATGATGTAGATACAGTTATTTTTACAAGTCCAACTACAGTTAGAAACATGATAGAACTGGTAGGACTTTCTGCTATAAAGGAAAAACAGGTAATTTCTATAGGACCTATAACAGGTAAAGAACTGAAAAAGCATGATATAGATTATGAAATGTCTGAAGAATATACTACAGACGGAGTTATAAAACGACTATTAGAAGGGAAGTAA
- a CDS encoding NUDIX hydrolase: protein MKKISEKTLYKGKWIQLQEITYKGKNNEDLKWERIKRTNTTNTVVIISKLVPSNKYIFIKQYRPAIDKYVIGFPAGLVEGDNIVENALRELEEETGYKGEVKSMSPLLYSNPALLTDKVTLARVDIYEDLIENQIPIQKLEPEEDIQVIALHREQLKDFLIKEQKSGTAIGMGVWYVFYGLS from the coding sequence ATGAAAAAAATATCGGAAAAAACACTGTATAAAGGAAAGTGGATTCAATTACAGGAAATAACTTATAAGGGAAAAAATAATGAGGACTTAAAGTGGGAAAGAATAAAAAGAACCAATACTACAAATACAGTAGTAATAATTAGCAAGCTTGTACCATCTAATAAGTATATATTTATCAAACAATATAGACCTGCTATAGATAAATACGTTATTGGATTTCCAGCAGGCCTTGTTGAAGGGGATAATATAGTCGAAAATGCACTACGAGAGTTGGAGGAGGAAACTGGATATAAGGGAGAAGTAAAATCAATGAGTCCTTTGCTTTATTCAAATCCTGCACTTTTAACAGATAAAGTTACATTAGCAAGGGTTGATATATATGAAGATTTAATTGAAAATCAAATTCCTATACAGAAATTGGAGCCAGAGGAAGATATACAGGTAATTGCACTTCACAGAGAACAACTTAAAGATTTTTTAATTAAGGAACAGAAAAGTGGAACTGCCATAGGAATGGGTGTATGGTATGTTTTTTATGGATTAAGCTAA
- a CDS encoding cobyric acid synthase, translated as MAKIMIQGTGSSVGKSIIVSALCRIFKQDGYSVCPFKSQNMSLNSYITLDGKEMGRAQVLQAYAAGLQPEAYMNPILLKPTSDKKCQIIVNGKVYGNSTAMQYHNLKLEFRDMLKEHFEKMEKKFDIIVMEGAGSPAEINLRDRDIVNMGMAESVDAPVLLAGDIDKGGVFASIAGTMLLFTEDEKKRVKGTIINKFRGDKDILEPGLKMLEDIVKVPCLGVIPHFRLALEDEDGAVEFNKKVTAPIDIAVIKLPHISNFTDLDALKSEEDVSVRFITSVEEFGNPDLVIIPGSKNTIEDLLKIRQCGLEKRIKEYSKTGLVIGLCGGYQMLGKVIEDPYGVETDVGKVEGIGLLDIETIFEKEKVTTRVNAKSEIDFPMKRDSESLTNRRLDVYGYEIHMGICKYGKDARPLFNITDKNGEKVDTEDGAINMSGNVIGSYIHGVFDGIDFREFIVNKIRENKGLGYKKSKAYENLREGELDKLASIVRKNLDIDKIYSIMGIKR; from the coding sequence ATGGCAAAAATTATGATTCAGGGAACAGGTTCTTCTGTAGGAAAAAGTATAATTGTTTCAGCCCTTTGTAGAATATTTAAACAAGATGGTTATTCAGTATGTCCTTTTAAATCTCAAAATATGTCATTAAATTCTTATATAACATTAGATGGCAAAGAAATGGGACGGGCTCAGGTACTTCAGGCTTATGCAGCTGGATTGCAGCCGGAAGCATATATGAACCCTATATTGTTAAAACCAACTTCAGATAAAAAATGTCAAATTATAGTTAACGGAAAAGTGTATGGCAACAGCACTGCTATGCAGTATCATAATTTGAAGCTGGAATTTAGGGATATGCTTAAAGAACACTTTGAAAAGATGGAGAAGAAATTTGACATAATAGTAATGGAAGGTGCAGGAAGTCCTGCAGAAATAAATTTAAGAGATAGAGACATTGTGAATATGGGTATGGCAGAATCAGTAGATGCACCAGTACTTTTAGCAGGAGACATAGACAAAGGAGGAGTATTTGCATCCATTGCAGGAACAATGCTGCTTTTTACAGAAGATGAGAAAAAAAGAGTAAAGGGTACTATAATAAATAAATTTAGAGGAGACAAAGATATACTGGAGCCCGGACTTAAGATGCTTGAGGATATAGTAAAGGTACCTTGCCTTGGTGTTATACCTCATTTTAGATTGGCTCTTGAGGATGAAGATGGAGCTGTAGAATTTAATAAAAAAGTTACAGCACCTATTGACATAGCTGTAATAAAGCTGCCTCATATATCTAATTTTACAGATTTAGATGCACTTAAAAGTGAAGAAGACGTTTCCGTAAGATTTATAACATCTGTAGAAGAGTTTGGAAATCCGGACTTAGTAATTATTCCAGGAAGTAAAAATACTATAGAAGATTTACTTAAAATTAGACAGTGCGGCCTTGAAAAACGTATAAAAGAATATAGTAAAACTGGACTTGTCATAGGACTGTGCGGTGGATATCAAATGCTTGGTAAAGTTATAGAAGATCCTTATGGAGTGGAGACAGATGTAGGAAAAGTAGAAGGCATAGGGCTTTTAGACATAGAAACTATATTTGAAAAAGAAAAAGTTACAACCAGAGTAAATGCAAAAAGCGAAATTGACTTCCCAATGAAAAGGGATAGTGAATCATTAACTAATAGAAGATTGGATGTATATGGATATGAAATACATATGGGAATATGTAAGTATGGAAAAGATGCAAGACCATTATTTAATATAACTGATAAAAATGGTGAAAAGGTTGACACAGAAGATGGTGCCATAAATATGTCAGGGAATGTAATTGGATCTTATATACATGGAGTTTTTGATGGAATTGACTTTAGGGAATTCATTGTAAATAAGATAAGAGAAAATAAAGGATTAGGATATAAAAAATCAAAAGCATATGAAAATCTCAGAGAAGGGGAATTGGATAAGTTAGCAAGCATAGTGAGAAAGAATTTAGATATAGACAAGATATATAGTATTATGGGCATTAAAAGATAA
- a CDS encoding ABC transporter ATP-binding protein: MIKIEDAFFKYKDNEVLKDINVTIERGESIALIGANGSGKSTFLKLLNGVVFPTKGNYYFDDVKICKNELEKGNFSKKFHKKVGFVFQNSDAQLFCSSVYEEIAFGPRQMGMDEDEVNKRVNDCLELLNVKDLENREPYNISGGEKKRVAIAAVLALNPEVLVLDEPMSGIDPKGKKFLNDLFIKLNKAGKTIICSTHDFEYVNGLFKRVLVFSEDHNIIRDDSYNNVMEDSEFLVKYNIK; encoded by the coding sequence ATGATAAAAATTGAGGACGCTTTTTTTAAATATAAAGATAATGAAGTATTAAAAGATATAAATGTAACTATAGAACGAGGAGAATCCATAGCACTTATAGGTGCAAATGGAAGCGGTAAGTCTACCTTCTTAAAATTATTAAATGGAGTGGTATTTCCCACAAAGGGAAATTACTATTTTGATGATGTGAAAATATGCAAAAATGAATTGGAAAAAGGTAATTTCTCAAAGAAGTTTCATAAAAAAGTTGGATTTGTATTCCAAAACTCCGATGCACAACTTTTTTGCTCTAGCGTATACGAGGAAATTGCTTTTGGACCAAGGCAAATGGGAATGGATGAAGATGAAGTAAATAAAAGGGTAAATGACTGTCTAGAACTTTTAAATGTGAAAGATTTAGAAAACAGGGAGCCCTATAACATAAGTGGCGGAGAAAAGAAGAGAGTGGCTATAGCTGCTGTACTTGCTCTCAATCCTGAAGTCCTGGTTTTAGATGAACCTATGAGTGGGATAGACCCTAAGGGAAAGAAATTCTTAAATGATCTTTTTATCAAATTAAATAAAGCAGGGAAAACCATAATATGTTCAACACATGATTTTGAATATGTTAATGGACTTTTTAAACGAGTTCTCGTATTTTCTGAAGATCATAATATAATAAGGGACGACTCTTACAACAACGTAATGGAAGATAGTGAGTTTTTAGTAAAATATAATATCAAATAA
- the cbiB gene encoding adenosylcobinamide-phosphate synthase CbiB, producing MNLIDIVIAVVIDWIIGDPYWFPHPVIYIGKLISYLDKKGRKLCKKNESLRAFGGLIVFLVAMVSFIVPFAVLMLFRKNFILYNILNILIIWTTISAKCLAIEAKKVYYALKKGDIADARTKLSYIVGRDTSALTSQEIIRADVETVAENTSDGVIAPLIYAAIFGAPLAMLYKGINTMDSMLGYMNEKYRYIGFFPAKVDDVFNFIPSRITGGLMCISAFVVKGNPFKCFKIMIRDRKNHKSPNCAYPEAAAAGAMRIQLGGTNVYFGQVVYKPTIGDKLMELSFKHIGQCIIIMYFTEILFMILCGIVIIGLPRA from the coding sequence ATGAATTTAATAGATATTGTGATAGCAGTTGTAATTGATTGGATAATTGGAGATCCCTATTGGTTTCCCCATCCCGTTATATATATAGGAAAACTTATATCTTATTTAGATAAAAAGGGAAGAAAACTTTGTAAAAAGAATGAGAGCTTAAGGGCCTTTGGTGGTTTGATAGTTTTTCTAGTAGCAATGGTTAGTTTTATTGTGCCTTTTGCAGTGCTAATGCTTTTTAGAAAAAATTTTATTTTATACAACATATTAAATATACTTATTATTTGGACGACTATTTCTGCTAAATGCCTTGCTATAGAGGCAAAGAAAGTATACTATGCCCTTAAAAAAGGCGATATTGCAGATGCAAGGACAAAGCTTTCCTATATAGTTGGAAGAGATACGTCTGCTTTAACCAGTCAGGAAATAATAAGGGCAGATGTGGAAACTGTGGCGGAAAATACCTCCGATGGAGTAATAGCACCACTTATATATGCAGCTATTTTTGGAGCACCACTTGCTATGCTCTATAAGGGGATAAATACCATGGACTCCATGCTTGGGTATATGAATGAAAAGTATAGGTACATAGGATTTTTTCCTGCAAAGGTAGATGACGTATTTAATTTTATACCTTCTAGAATTACAGGGGGACTTATGTGTATATCAGCTTTTGTAGTAAAGGGAAATCCTTTTAAGTGTTTTAAAATAATGATAAGGGACAGGAAAAACCACAAGAGTCCAAATTGTGCTTATCCTGAGGCAGCAGCAGCTGGGGCTATGAGAATACAGCTTGGTGGTACAAATGTTTATTTTGGCCAAGTAGTTTATAAGCCTACTATAGGGGATAAACTTATGGAACTAAGTTTCAAACATATAGGACAGTGCATAATAATTATGTATTTTACGGAAATACTTTTTATGATTTTATGTGGAATAGTTATAATTGGATTACCCAGAGCGTAA
- a CDS encoding histidinol-phosphate transaminase has protein sequence MEHGGDIYTEGLLKGRKLLDFSSNINPLGVPLSFKENIDKALKDVEKYPDVEYRQLKNSIKEYINFSLNYFYIEEEKISSSIEDTNIVLGNGAAEIIDLVISSFKSICIVVPSFIEYEKNAAKWNCQIIHSHLKENMEYDYKDIRQKITKSEALIIGNPNNPNGGVIDKEKFKEILDYCEENHKTIIIDEAFVEFTGKRGCSFLREAHKYKCIFLIRALTKFFALPGIRMGYGLCKNQNLIKSIKSKQNPWNINSFAETAAENVFKDKKYIEESICWIEKERRFMLDELKEIPLFEKVYDSYSNFVLCKMKYEDCQKLYDRCLKEDVLIRRCSNFKELDSKFIRLAVKDRCRNERILQVLKKISKDVTT, from the coding sequence ATGGAACATGGTGGAGATATATATACAGAGGGACTTTTAAAGGGAAGAAAGCTTTTGGATTTCAGTTCAAATATAAATCCACTAGGAGTACCTTTAAGTTTCAAAGAAAATATAGATAAAGCATTAAAAGATGTAGAAAAGTATCCTGATGTGGAGTATAGACAACTTAAAAATTCAATAAAAGAGTATATAAATTTCTCTTTAAATTACTTCTATATTGAAGAAGAAAAAATATCAAGCAGCATTGAAGATACAAACATTGTATTAGGTAATGGAGCTGCAGAAATAATAGATCTTGTAATCAGTTCTTTTAAAAGCATTTGCATTGTAGTACCTTCTTTTATAGAATATGAAAAAAATGCAGCAAAATGGAACTGCCAAATAATACATTCACATTTAAAAGAAAATATGGAGTATGATTATAAAGATATCAGACAAAAAATAACAAAGTCAGAAGCATTAATTATTGGTAATCCAAATAATCCAAATGGCGGCGTAATAGATAAAGAGAAGTTTAAAGAAATACTTGATTACTGTGAGGAAAATCATAAAACTATAATTATAGATGAAGCTTTTGTGGAGTTTACAGGAAAAAGAGGATGTTCTTTTTTAAGGGAAGCCCACAAATATAAATGTATATTTTTAATCAGAGCTCTTACGAAATTTTTTGCACTGCCGGGAATAAGAATGGGATATGGACTTTGTAAAAATCAAAATTTAATAAAAAGTATAAAATCAAAACAAAATCCATGGAACATAAACTCTTTTGCAGAAACAGCAGCTGAGAATGTTTTTAAAGATAAGAAATACATAGAAGAGTCCATTTGTTGGATAGAAAAAGAGAGAAGATTTATGTTAGATGAGTTAAAAGAAATACCTTTGTTTGAAAAAGTGTATGATAGTTACAGTAATTTTGTATTATGTAAAATGAAATATGAAGATTGTCAGAAGCTATATGATAGGTGTTTAAAAGAAGATGTTCTCATAAGAAGATGCAGTAATTTTAAGGAACTTGATAGTAAATTTATAAGATTAGCGGTAAAAGATAGGTGCAGAAATGAAAGAATACTACAAGTGTTAAAAAAAATAAGTAAAGATGTAACTACTTAA
- the hemC gene encoding hydroxymethylbilane synthase → MNFKIATRKSKLAQTQTEIVMDILEKDYNAKCEKVLIETMGDKRLDIALNKIGGKGLFLKEIELALLKDEADAAVHSMKDVPFDVPEDFEIAAIMQREDVRDAFVSKDKVPFNELPKGAKIGTSSNRRAEQLKILRPDIEIAPIRGNIQTRISKIESQNLDGIVLAAAGIKRSHLDELVTEYFKVEDMVPAIGQGALGIETKRDSKNRSFFSKLDDENTRICVEAERSFMRTLNGDCHSTIGAYAKIDKDTINIMGMFMVGNKLIKKDVTGNKEDYMVLGEKLAKMILKA, encoded by the coding sequence TTGAATTTTAAAATTGCAACTAGAAAGAGCAAATTAGCCCAGACTCAAACTGAAATAGTAATGGATATACTGGAAAAAGATTATAATGCAAAGTGTGAAAAAGTGCTTATAGAGACAATGGGAGATAAGAGACTTGACATAGCCTTAAATAAAATAGGTGGAAAAGGTCTTTTTTTAAAGGAAATTGAACTGGCACTTCTCAAAGATGAAGCAGATGCAGCAGTTCATAGTATGAAAGATGTACCTTTTGATGTTCCGGAAGATTTTGAAATAGCTGCTATTATGCAGAGAGAAGATGTAAGAGATGCCTTTGTATCTAAAGATAAAGTACCTTTTAATGAACTTCCTAAAGGAGCTAAAATTGGGACAAGCAGCAACAGAAGAGCAGAGCAGTTAAAGATATTAAGGCCGGATATAGAGATAGCTCCTATAAGGGGAAATATACAGACTAGAATAAGTAAAATAGAAAGTCAAAACTTAGATGGCATAGTTTTGGCAGCTGCAGGAATTAAAAGATCCCACTTAGATGAACTAGTTACTGAGTATTTTAAAGTGGAAGATATGGTACCTGCAATTGGACAAGGAGCCCTTGGCATAGAAACAAAAAGAGACAGTAAAAATAGGAGCTTTTTCAGTAAATTAGACGATGAAAATACAAGAATTTGTGTAGAAGCTGAAAGAAGCTTTATGAGGACATTAAATGGAGATTGCCATTCAACTATAGGTGCCTATGCAAAAATAGATAAAGATACTATAAATATTATGGGAATGTTTATGGTAGGAAATAAACTTATAAAAAAGGATGTAACAGGGAACAAGGAAGATTATATGGTTTTAGGTGAAAAACTTGCAAAAATGATATTGAAAGCTTAA